CCCAATTGAACGTAGCTTCTACCATCCGAATGCGATTGGATTTTTCCATAATGGCTGTATCGATTGCCTCAGAAGGGAGCATTTGGAAGGCCGTTTTTAGATCTCCAAAACTCTTGAAGGGAAATCCATTTTTGAGTGGTCCTAAAATATGAGGAGCATGGCGTTCCAATTCCGAAAGTATGGTTTCCGTACGGAAAAGGAAAATCCCAGGATTCCAATAAAAATTCTTCTTTTTAATATATTTTAAAGCCGTTTTGAAATCAGGTTTTTCAAAAAATGCTTTTACCGTATAACCCACATCAGTTGGTTTTCCGGTGCTAATATAACCATACCCTACTTCAGGACGGTTTGGTTTCACACCAAGTAGAACCATTCCATTTTCAGTCTCGTATAGGGCCTGTTCGATGGTCTTTGTGAATTCTTTGATGGGATCAATAAAAGCATCTGCAGACAAAACAATAAGATTTGGATTTCCAAATTTTTTCTGAAAGTAAAGGGCCGAAAGGGCAATGATGGGTGCCGTATTTTTTCCTTCTGGTTCCAAGATGAAATTATTAGAAGGGAATTTAGGATCTTTTTTTAGAATCTCTGCTTTTAGGTTGGCATTGGTTCCAATATAAATTCGGTCAAGGGTTGTGATGGTGAGGGCACGGTCAATGGTCTCACGGAGCAGAGTTTTATTGGAATAAACTTTCTGGAGTTGTTTCGGGGAATTGGTGCGGGAGCGAGGCCAAAACCTCTCTCCCTTTCCACCAGCCATAATGAGGACAACCGGGGATTCTTTAGGTAATTTTGCCATAGGGTTTGGAACCAGAATTTAGCAAAGCAAACAGAGGAAAACCAGAAAAGAGTTAGGTCCCTCCCGCTTCTTTCGGGGCATCTTCACTGTGAAGTTTGATGGGTTTTGCTGGAATGATCGTAGAAATGGCGTGTTTGTAAACCAAGTTCTGTTTGCTCTCGTTTTCTAAGATGATTGTGAAGTTGTCAAAACTAACAACCTTTCCTTTCAGCGGAACTCCGTTTAACAAGTAGATAGTGAGATCAATTTTCTCCTTTCTTGCTGTATTTAGAAGTTGGTCTTGGATATTATTTTTTGCCGACATTGGAAATCCCGAGTGTTTTCTCTATATTTTATCTATATTTGTATACAATTGGACAGCGGCTTCGAAGGAAATGGGTGAAAGTAACGGATCTTTTTTGAACCAAGTGATCTGTCGTTTCGCATAATTCCTGTGGCTTTGGGCCAGCTGCTCAATGAATGTATTACTGTCTATGATTCCATTTAGAAACGCAAGCGCAAAATTGTAACCTAAGGTTCGTAGGCCTGGACAATCAGGTCCATAACGAGAAACTACTTGTTTTGTCTCCGCTAACATTCCCGTGGCGATCTCTTCCACTCGCCGATTGATTCTATTGTAGAGAATATCGCGTGGCCAATCCATCCAATGTCCAAACAATTGGACATCTGGACATTCACTTAAGTATCCTCCAACCGTTTCTTTCGAAACATCCGACCACAAAACTCCCGTGAGAACAACTTCCAAAGCCCGTTTGATTCGGTATCCATCTTGTGGTGATAAAGATTCCAGAGCTTTGGGATCTTTTGCCAATAACTCTTCCCTAGCTTTTTCTAAAGGAAGTTCCAAAACATAGTCTTTGGTTTCTTTGGGTACATTTGGTACGGGATACATGCCGAGAAGAAAGGCTCGAAGGTAAAAACCTGTGCCTCCAATGAGAAAGGGAATTTTTCCTCGGGAAGTAATGTCTTTTATGGCTTCTCTTGCCCAAAGGGAAAATTGACTCGCATTGATAGATTCGTCAGCATTTAAAAAACCAACGAGCCAGTGGCGGATGTAAGAGGACTCTTCGTGAGTGGGTGCCGTTGTGCCTACCGGAAGGTCCCGGTAGACTTGGCGTGAGTCAAAAGAAACAATTTCGAAACGTTTGGGGTCGAGGACTTTAGTGAGGGCGGTTTTTCCGGAACCGGTGGGTCCACCAAGGACGGGAAGGATCACTCCTCTTCCTCGGCGGCGACCTCCTCTTCTTCGGCCTCTTCTAATTCTTCCGTTTCTTCCATGAGTTCGTCATCTTCTAAAACGGGCTCTTCCTCTTCTTCCACTTCGTATTCAGAACTTCGAATGGCGGCCATTCGCGATTTGATTGCGGGTTTCGCCAATTGGTCAGCCCCGCATTTAGGGCATTTTTTTTCCGGTTTGTGCAAATCGTAAAATTTGGTACCACAAGAGTAACAGTTGAACTTTTTGCCCAAAGGATTGTTGGGATCGATCTTTACAGCTGGTGCCTTAGCCACTGGTGCCGGTTTGTCCTTAGTGGCAGCTTGCGCTGTTTTCGGAGCCGGTAAGGCTTTCGCCTTCGTAGCGGGAGTTTTAGCGCCGGCTACGGGCTTTTTTTTATCTTCCTTCGGGGAAGCGGACTTTGCGTCCTTAGTTGGTTTTTCTTTGGCTACCGCTTTTTTCTTGGGCGGGGCCTGCTTCTTGACTGCTTTTTTTGCGACCATAAACGTACTTTTGACAGTTTTGGAAATCCCCTCAGAGGGACAACCTTTTTGAAATTGGACGGTTTTCTCCTGGATGAAATTTAATGAAAAGTTTTTTTTTTCCTATGACCCAATTAAGTGTCAATGTCAACAAGATCGCCACTCTACGTAATTCTCGTGGCGGATCCATTCCTAGTGTCATTCAAATTTCTGAGATCATTCTTGGTGCTGGTGCATATGGCATTACCATCCATCCCCGAGAGGATGAAAGGCATATCACCAAACAAGATGTATTCGAAATACGGGAGTTTTTGAAATCTTACAACGAAAATTTATCGAAAAAAGGAATTCCTAAAAAAGAATTCAATATCGAAGGCGAACCAAGTGAACGATTTTTAGACCTAGTCCTGGCAGCAAGACCAGACCAAGCCACTCTCGTTCCCGTGAAACCGGGTGAAATCACTTCCGATCACGGATTTGATTTAAAAGACAAAACAGTGTTCCAAACATTAAAATCCCTGGTAAAACGTTTCCACGCAGTAGGAATTCGAGTTTCTTTGTTTATGGAAACGAATTTCGAACAGTATGCACTGGTGAAAGAATTAGAGGCAGATAGGATCGAGTTGTATACTGGACCCTTTGCTTATGCTTACGAACGGTCATTCGAAGAAGGTTTAGCAAGTTACAAAGATTATGAAACTGCTGCCCAAGAAGCCCACAAACTAGGGTTAGCTGTCAATGCTGGACATGATTTAGATACCAACAATTTACAACTGTTTGCAAAACTTCCCCATTTAGCAGAAGTTTCCATTGGTCACAGACTTGTCAGCCAAAGCCTAATTGTAGGAATGGAGACAACAATCAAGGATTACCTTAGAGTTCTTTCGCAAGGAAACGAAGCTTAGAATACTGAGGATCTTGTTCCAAAAGTAATTTAGCTGCTCTTTCTAAGGCCAAAGCGAGTTGTCCTTCTAGTTTTCCTTTTCGTTTGGCTGATTGGATCTCCGCTAAAAAACTTCGGATGGCTTCTCGCCCTTGTGGTTCGTTTCCAGAAAGGGAGGCAAGTTTGAGTTTTCGCCAAGCCTCGGTAATCGCTATACTAGGCTTAACCAATCCCGTTGCGGAAGTTACACCACTTTCTGTTCCGATAGGTGCATTTGCTGTGACAACTCCAGCACTAGCACCCACAGCCTGCCCTGATTCCCCACGGTGGTAACTCGCCGTATCCCAAATCCGAGAAAAAGGATCCGTTTTCATTTGGTCTGCATAAAGACGGTCCTTATAGGAAAGTGAGGAAAGCCGGATTTCTTTTTGGACCAAAGTTTTGTCTCCATCGTTCATTCGTTGGAAACAATCGGAAAGTACACCCCGGCGAAGTGTTTCTTTGGTTAGGATGCCTCGTTCAGCGAGAATTCGAAAGGATTCAAGTTCTGGAGTTTTGTTTTCCTTACAAAGTTTTTGTGCCTCAGTAAAAATTGCCAAAACCTCTCCCTCTCTAGAATGGGCTTTGAGATCTGCTAAATTTCCAGATTTTTCGGCCGAAATGCGTAACATATTTTTATATAAACTATCGTTTGGATTTTTTTCTAGAGCTTTTCTAAAAGCAGTATAACTCTCAGCATAATTTCCGCGGTGGTATTCCAAAAGTCCCCAAGTGTAACATAAATATCCGTCGTCAGTATCACGCGTTCGGCAAACGTATCTTAGTCGAGACATAGCATCTTCTCTCGACTCGGAGGACTCCCACGCATCGAGGAGCACCTCTTCCAGAAAAATTAAGGTTTCCAAACTGTACGGATCCCGGGTTGGGTTTTTCTGAGGTTCTGAAGTACAAAACCCAAGGGAAAGAGCAAAAATCAGGACAACGAATGGACGCATCTAACCGTCTATGATATACGTGTGTCCTGGATTTGTCCCGATTTTTTTTGAGTTGCATGGACTGGAAAATCGGAAATTCTTAGGATAATCTATCCACTTTACGAGCGATCCCTTGAAACGAATTGTTTACTTACTTTCCTTTTTCACCCTACTTAGCTTTGCCCTTCCTGTAGGCTTTATCTCCTGCGAACCGGAAGCCAAAAAAGCTCCAAACCGTGTAACCAATTTTACCTACCAAGACTTCGAAACTGTGGTCAAATCTGTGGATAAGTATTATATTGATAAGAATATCAATAAAAACCGAGCATTCACTGATGCCGCATCCTTTGCTGTATTGAGTATGCCTCACCCACTTTATATTTACCCAGAAAGTTATTTCAATGAAAGGGAAAAATACGATGACAAAGATGATCTTTGGCCTGGAAAAACTTTTAAAATTTCCCCTTCCGACAAATTCGTGTTATTTGACCCTGATTATACTCTTGTAGAAAAAATTCAAAAAGAGAAATTAAAGAAAAACGAAAACAGAAAACTTTCAGATGCAGAAGTTAAAAAACTCATCGAAAAAGAAAAACTGAAAAAATCTGTCATTGCGGCAAAATGGGAAGAAATTAATTTTTCACGTAAAGAATTTGATCGTGTGATCTCATACATACAAGACAATTTGGAAACTTACAAAACTCCGGTGCTCAAAGGACTTGTAGAACTTGACGGCGAACTTCCAGAAGAAGAGGAAGAAAAAAAAGAGTTTAGCATGGAACAAGTGTTTCTTGCTGCTGCCAATGGGTATTTGAATTCTCTTGATCCTCATTCAAACGTTTTCTTAAAAGAAATGTGGGAAGAGTCCATGGCTAAAATTAGCGATGGATCTTTTGAAGGAATTGGTGCCATTCTTTCTGGTGGTGGGAGTCGTGAAGTTGTAGTAGAAAATCCATTAGAAGGAAGTCCTGCAGTAAAAGCAGGAATCCGAAGTGGAGATACCATTGTTGCTGTCGATGGTAAGGTGATTAAAAACCTATCACTTGACAAAGTGGTAAAAAAAATCAAAGGACCAAAAGCAACCAAAGTAGTTCTTACCATCACACGAAAGGGAAATACCGGAAAAACAGACATTGAAGTGATTCGTGATAAAATTACGATTAAAAACGTAACCCATCATATCGTTAAAGAAAATCCTCAAGTTGGATATATCAAACTCACTGGATTTGTAAAACCTGGTCCTGGCGAAGCACCAATTGAAACTCAAATTAACAATGCAGTAGTGGAGATGGAACAAGAAGCAAAGGATAGTGGTAAACCACTCAAAGCTTTGATTCTTGACCTACGCGGAAACTCCGGCGGGTATTTAGATCTAGCCATTGATATAGCCGATATGTTCATCGAAAAAGGCATGATTGTGTTCACAAGGACTCCTTTCCGTAGTGATGAAGAAAAATACGCAAAGAACAAAGACATCACAAAACTTCCGCTAGTTGTCATGATCAATTCTAAATCTGCTTCTGCTTCGGAAATTGTCGCTAGTGCCATCCAACACCATGGTCGTGGAATTTTACTTGGGGAAAGGACTTTTGGAAAAGCAACTGTACAAAGTTTAAATAACTTAGAAAACAATCCTGATTACCTACTCAAAATTACCAATGCACGTTATTACTCTCCATCCGGAAAAACCATCCAAGTTGTGGGTGTATCTCCAGATATTGAAGTTTCAGAAGAACCAGATGGAGGATTTCCATTCCGATATCGTGAAGAAGATATGTGGAACCACCTTCCTCTCATTCCCCATGAAGGTGTTGTAAAATCCAAATTCAATGTAAATGCGATCAAAGAGTATGCTAAGAAAAATGGAAAGGCGGATGCCTTCTTAAAATCACATGCCAACGATGCTATCAAACCAGACTATATGCTGATCAGAAGTTTGGATTACATTGAAGGAATGTTAAACACAAAATAATCTTTAGTCCCCAAAAGGCAAAGAAATGGCTTTAAGATAGAATTGGAAACCATGTGACACGAATTAAATCGGATTTTTTGATCATTGGAAGCGGAGTGAGTGGCCTCTTTACCGCACTAAAGTTGGCTCCGCTAGGATCCGTAGTTGTTGTTACGAAAAAGGCAGACTACGAATCCAATACCAATTATGCCCAAGGCGGAATTGCTTCCGTCTTCGATGACAAGGATAAATTTGAAGAACATATCAAAGATACCTTGGAGTCTGGGGCAGGCCTTTGTGACTTGGAAGCAGTCCGAGTCCTTGTGGAAGAAGGACCCACCAGGGTTCGAGAACTTTTAGATCTTGGTGTTCCTTTTACTAGAAACCAAACAGGAGAACTTGATCTTGCCCGAGAAGGTGGGCATAGCAAAAACCGAATCATCCATTCTCTGGATAGAACGGGGAGTGCCGTAGAACAGTCGCTACTCGACCATGTCCATGCCAACCAAAATATCCGCATTTTGGAAAACCATGCCTGTGTGGATCTGATCACCAAACACCATTTAAAAGACAAAGATAACCTTCCTCTTCGTTGTTATGGGGCTTATATTGTAGATACAGAAACCGGAGAGGTTTTTCCCGTCCTTGCCAAAAAAACCATATTAGCAACGGGTGGTGCAGGCCAAGTTTACTTACATACAACTAATCCAAATATTGCGACCGGTGATGGAGTGGCCAGTGCTTACCGAGCCGGTGCCATTGTCAAAAATATGGAGTTTTATCAATTCCATCCTACTTCCCTTTTCCATGAACAAGGAAATAGTTTTTTAATTTCTGAAGCGGTTCGTGGTCATGGTGGCATCTTACGCGAGATAGGTGGTAGACCTTTTATGAAGGACTATCATGAAATGGGAGAATTGGCACCGAGAGACATTGTTGCTCGTGCCATTGACGATACGATGAAAAAGAAAGGAGAACCACACGTTCTTCTAGATATTACTCATAGACCAGCAAACGATATCATCAATCATTTTCCTTCTATCTACGAACGTTGCAAAAAACTAGGAATTGATATCACAACAGATCCTATCCCCGTTGTACCTGCCGCTCACTATATGTGTGGCGGAGTGGCAACAGATTTACTCGGAAGGACAAACATAGCTGACTTGTATGCCTGTGGGGAAACTACTTGCACCGGGGTTCATGGCGGAAACCGATTGGCATCAAACAGTCTTTTGGAGTGCCTTGTATTCTCTCACCGGATTGCTGGTGACATTCGGTCCCAAGGAACTTTAAGTTATTCATCCGAAACCGACTTGATTCCTGATTGGAACAAAGAAGGAACCACAAACACAGAAGAGTGGGTATTAATTTCTCACGATTTAGTCGAGATCAAAACCATTATGAGTAATTATGTGGGGATTGTTCGTTCCGATATGCGTTTGGAAAGAGCACTCCGCCGATTGAAACTGATCTCGGAAGAGGTGAAGGACTATTACAATAGAACCACGGTGTCTCTTGGATTACTAGAACTTCGTAACCTGGTGAAAGTGGCGGAACTCATAGTTCGGTCGGCACTACTCCGAAAAGAAAGTCGTGGGCTTCATTTTAGTACAGACTATCCGGAAGATAGAACTCCTTCACGCCAAGATACCATCCTATCTCACAAACTCTAAAAAACCAATAGAGGCAAAGCGCCAGGGACCCTAGCGGAAATCCTTTCTCTGAAGAGAAAGATTGGAGCGGAGGGCCCGGTCCTTTTGGTTAAAATATAAGTTCCATAACCAATTGGGAGGCGCCCACCTAACTTAAATTTATTGAAATGGGAAATTCTTTGCCTTGTTACCACAACCAAACTACCGTTAACCTCTAAGACCAAGAATGGTATACACAATTCCTAAAATGATAGGCAAGAGGGAATAACTAAAGACATGTATGAAGTATCCGCGTTTTTCGCCCCATTTTTGTTTCATAGGTTCTAGTTTCCAAAAAAAACTTGGTTTGTAGATGCGTAGGATGTAGGTGGTGGTTCCGTAGAGGATAAAAAATACGCCGAGGCCAACAGTGATTAGGTTCATAAGTCTCCGATTCTGTAAGCTTCGCGTAAGAATGCGAACTTTCCAAGAAAAAAAATGAGCCTGGCAAGATTTGGATTTCGGATTTCAGGAGGGCGTGGTAAAGGGAGCGTATTGGGTGGCGGGTCTAGTTCCCCACCCTAGTCAGGGCGGGGATACAAGATTCGCAAAAAAAAACCACCTGCCCCCAAGTAAAAAATAACCGCAATTCCATTAAAAAAAACTTCCTAAACAATAAAATTCAAGAACCAAACTGAAAAGATTCCACCTATAAACTTACCAATGTAAGGTTAGGTGTCCCATGATCAAATTTTGTTACTCTCCCAAAGACAATCGTTTCTATTTACGATTTCACTTTTCAAAACCAATTTATTCCATTGCGAAATCGTTACCCAAGGGTTATTACCATTCTGCTGAACAATGTTGGTCCTATCCAAATGATCCAAACGTCATAAAACAAGTATTAATTGCTTTTTCGGAACATGACATTCGAATCTTTCCCAGAGAAATTCCAAAACAGTGTGGATTACTGGAAGA
The genomic region above belongs to Leptospira terpstrae serovar Hualin str. LT 11-33 = ATCC 700639 and contains:
- a CDS encoding mannose-1-phosphate guanylyltransferase, yielding MAKLPKESPVVLIMAGGKGERFWPRSRTNSPKQLQKVYSNKTLLRETIDRALTITTLDRIYIGTNANLKAEILKKDPKFPSNNFILEPEGKNTAPIIALSALYFQKKFGNPNLIVLSADAFIDPIKEFTKTIEQALYETENGMVLLGVKPNRPEVGYGYISTGKPTDVGYTVKAFFEKPDFKTALKYIKKKNFYWNPGIFLFRTETILSELERHAPHILGPLKNGFPFKSFGDLKTAFQMLPSEAIDTAIMEKSNRIRMVEATFNWDDVGSWMSLERILPGDKEKNHHQGKEVLYHKASGNISSVQKELIAFLGVKDLIVVEEPDVLLVTSRDGVGDIKAMLSTMRKNKVLQKYLD
- the hfq gene encoding RNA chaperone Hfq is translated as MSAKNNIQDQLLNTARKEKIDLTIYLLNGVPLKGKVVSFDNFTIILENESKQNLVYKHAISTIIPAKPIKLHSEDAPKEAGGT
- the miaA gene encoding tRNA (adenosine(37)-N6)-dimethylallyltransferase MiaA — its product is MILPVLGGPTGSGKTALTKVLDPKRFEIVSFDSRQVYRDLPVGTTAPTHEESSYIRHWLVGFLNADESINASQFSLWAREAIKDITSRGKIPFLIGGTGFYLRAFLLGMYPVPNVPKETKDYVLELPLEKAREELLAKDPKALESLSPQDGYRIKRALEVVLTGVLWSDVSKETVGGYLSECPDVQLFGHWMDWPRDILYNRINRRVEEIATGMLAETKQVVSRYGPDCPGLRTLGYNFALAFLNGIIDSNTFIEQLAQSHRNYAKRQITWFKKDPLLSPISFEAAVQLYTNIDKI
- a CDS encoding FYDLN acid domain-containing protein, coding for MVAKKAVKKQAPPKKKAVAKEKPTKDAKSASPKEDKKKPVAGAKTPATKAKALPAPKTAQAATKDKPAPVAKAPAVKIDPNNPLGKKFNCYSCGTKFYDLHKPEKKCPKCGADQLAKPAIKSRMAAIRSSEYEVEEEEEPVLEDDELMEETEELEEAEEEEVAAEEEE
- a CDS encoding pyridoxine 5'-phosphate synthase, whose product is MTQLSVNVNKIATLRNSRGGSIPSVIQISEIILGAGAYGITIHPREDERHITKQDVFEIREFLKSYNENLSKKGIPKKEFNIEGEPSERFLDLVLAARPDQATLVPVKPGEITSDHGFDLKDKTVFQTLKSLVKRFHAVGIRVSLFMETNFEQYALVKELEADRIELYTGPFAYAYERSFEEGLASYKDYETAAQEAHKLGLAVNAGHDLDTNNLQLFAKLPHLAEVSIGHRLVSQSLIVGMETTIKDYLRVLSQGNEA
- a CDS encoding tetratricopeptide repeat protein, with the translated sequence MSRLRYVCRTRDTDDGYLCYTWGLLEYHRGNYAESYTAFRKALEKNPNDSLYKNMLRISAEKSGNLADLKAHSREGEVLAIFTEAQKLCKENKTPELESFRILAERGILTKETLRRGVLSDCFQRMNDGDKTLVQKEIRLSSLSYKDRLYADQMKTDPFSRIWDTASYHRGESGQAVGASAGVVTANAPIGTESGVTSATGLVKPSIAITEAWRKLKLASLSGNEPQGREAIRSFLAEIQSAKRKGKLEGQLALALERAAKLLLEQDPQYSKLRFLAKEL
- a CDS encoding S41 family peptidase, coding for MKRIVYLLSFFTLLSFALPVGFISCEPEAKKAPNRVTNFTYQDFETVVKSVDKYYIDKNINKNRAFTDAASFAVLSMPHPLYIYPESYFNEREKYDDKDDLWPGKTFKISPSDKFVLFDPDYTLVEKIQKEKLKKNENRKLSDAEVKKLIEKEKLKKSVIAAKWEEINFSRKEFDRVISYIQDNLETYKTPVLKGLVELDGELPEEEEEKKEFSMEQVFLAAANGYLNSLDPHSNVFLKEMWEESMAKISDGSFEGIGAILSGGGSREVVVENPLEGSPAVKAGIRSGDTIVAVDGKVIKNLSLDKVVKKIKGPKATKVVLTITRKGNTGKTDIEVIRDKITIKNVTHHIVKENPQVGYIKLTGFVKPGPGEAPIETQINNAVVEMEQEAKDSGKPLKALILDLRGNSGGYLDLAIDIADMFIEKGMIVFTRTPFRSDEEKYAKNKDITKLPLVVMINSKSASASEIVASAIQHHGRGILLGERTFGKATVQSLNNLENNPDYLLKITNARYYSPSGKTIQVVGVSPDIEVSEEPDGGFPFRYREEDMWNHLPLIPHEGVVKSKFNVNAIKEYAKKNGKADAFLKSHANDAIKPDYMLIRSLDYIEGMLNTK
- the nadB gene encoding L-aspartate oxidase, whose product is MTRIKSDFLIIGSGVSGLFTALKLAPLGSVVVVTKKADYESNTNYAQGGIASVFDDKDKFEEHIKDTLESGAGLCDLEAVRVLVEEGPTRVRELLDLGVPFTRNQTGELDLAREGGHSKNRIIHSLDRTGSAVEQSLLDHVHANQNIRILENHACVDLITKHHLKDKDNLPLRCYGAYIVDTETGEVFPVLAKKTILATGGAGQVYLHTTNPNIATGDGVASAYRAGAIVKNMEFYQFHPTSLFHEQGNSFLISEAVRGHGGILREIGGRPFMKDYHEMGELAPRDIVARAIDDTMKKKGEPHVLLDITHRPANDIINHFPSIYERCKKLGIDITTDPIPVVPAAHYMCGGVATDLLGRTNIADLYACGETTCTGVHGGNRLASNSLLECLVFSHRIAGDIRSQGTLSYSSETDLIPDWNKEGTTNTEEWVLISHDLVEIKTIMSNYVGIVRSDMRLERALRRLKLISEEVKDYYNRTTVSLGLLELRNLVKVAELIVRSALLRKESRGLHFSTDYPEDRTPSRQDTILSHKL